A single Vicinamibacterales bacterium DNA region contains:
- the dnaG gene encoding DNA primase, which yields MALFPQSFIDEVRSAADIVAVVSDSVSLRKAGATYKGLCPFHGEKTPSFNVNRDRGFFHCFGCGVGGDVFKFIELQDKIGFQEAVRTLAQRFGIPIPEMEATGEQRETAAEREALVKIHEVAVTHFREQLASAAGARIREYLLKDRGLTQETIDQLQLGFAPQGRDALRQRLVKQGFSPLQLVTSGLVSRRDDGSEGDRFRNRLMIPIARDTGTVIAFGGRALEKDQQPKYLNSPETPIYTKSRTLYGLNLTKGDLRKVRYAIIVEGYFDFAQVYQAGGFPVVATCGTALTAQQAQILHRFTSKTVLCYDPDSAGQTAAERSSELLVSEGFVVNVMTLPGGGDPDTFIQKHGADGFRDQLKHSRPYLEFLLDRAAAGQDLTRDDNRREFLTRMLGVAARIPDPAVRDQFADRLAHKARVTESVVRAEIRKAAAARKTELPAERVPSLQGNVRKAEKGLIWSLVHDPAGTLKWLNQLEPEDLKGLSTANILRTAQELTVRPEDVPGALMERLSTQEAELLASVAAEPFAPAILPDLCVVAIKYVRLERELADVQRELNRLQNMGDSGPASMALLEQKQRMVRLLEAMKPPKELQ from the coding sequence GTGGCCCTGTTCCCTCAGAGTTTCATCGACGAAGTCCGCTCGGCAGCCGACATTGTGGCCGTCGTGTCGGACTCCGTCTCGCTGCGCAAGGCCGGCGCCACTTACAAGGGCCTGTGCCCGTTCCACGGCGAGAAGACCCCGTCGTTCAACGTCAACCGCGACCGCGGCTTCTTCCACTGCTTCGGCTGCGGCGTCGGCGGGGACGTCTTCAAGTTCATCGAACTGCAGGACAAGATTGGCTTCCAGGAGGCGGTCCGCACCCTGGCGCAGCGCTTCGGGATTCCGATCCCGGAGATGGAGGCGACGGGCGAGCAACGCGAGACCGCCGCCGAACGCGAAGCGCTCGTCAAGATTCACGAAGTGGCGGTGACCCACTTCCGCGAGCAGCTGGCGTCGGCCGCGGGAGCCCGCATCCGCGAATACCTGCTGAAGGATCGCGGCCTCACGCAGGAGACGATCGACCAGCTGCAGCTTGGCTTCGCGCCGCAGGGCCGCGACGCGCTGCGCCAGCGCCTCGTGAAGCAGGGCTTCTCTCCGCTGCAACTGGTCACCAGCGGCCTGGTCAGCCGGCGGGACGATGGCAGCGAGGGCGATCGGTTCAGAAACCGCCTGATGATCCCGATTGCGCGCGACACGGGCACGGTGATCGCCTTCGGGGGACGGGCTCTGGAAAAGGATCAGCAACCGAAGTACCTTAACTCGCCCGAAACGCCGATCTACACCAAGAGCCGCACGCTCTACGGCCTGAACCTCACGAAAGGCGATCTGCGCAAGGTGCGCTACGCGATCATCGTCGAGGGCTATTTCGATTTCGCGCAGGTCTACCAGGCGGGTGGCTTCCCGGTGGTGGCGACGTGCGGCACCGCGTTGACGGCGCAGCAGGCGCAGATCCTGCATCGCTTCACGTCGAAGACGGTGCTGTGCTACGACCCCGACAGCGCCGGCCAGACTGCGGCCGAGCGCAGCTCGGAACTGCTGGTCAGCGAAGGCTTCGTCGTGAACGTGATGACGCTGCCGGGCGGCGGCGATCCCGACACCTTCATTCAGAAGCACGGCGCGGACGGGTTCCGCGATCAGCTCAAGCACTCGCGGCCGTACCTGGAATTCCTGCTCGACCGGGCGGCGGCCGGCCAGGATCTGACCCGCGACGACAACCGGCGTGAATTCCTGACCAGGATGCTGGGCGTGGCGGCACGCATTCCGGACCCCGCGGTCCGCGATCAATTCGCGGATCGCCTCGCGCACAAGGCCCGGGTGACGGAAAGCGTGGTTCGAGCCGAAATCAGGAAGGCGGCAGCGGCCAGGAAGACCGAGCTGCCGGCCGAGCGGGTGCCGAGCCTGCAGGGCAACGTCAGGAAAGCGGAAAAGGGCCTGATTTGGAGCCTGGTGCACGACCCGGCGGGCACGCTGAAGTGGCTGAATCAGCTGGAACCAGAAGACTTGAAAGGACTTAGCACGGCGAACATACTGCGGACGGCCCAGGAGCTCACGGTGCGGCCCGAGGATGTGCCTGGTGCGCTCATGGAGCGTCTAAGTACTCAGGAGGCGGAATTGCTGGCCTCCGTGGCGGCTGAGCCCTTCGCTCCGGCCATCCTTCCGGATCTGTGCGTGGTGGCAATTAAGTACGTCCGGCTCGAGCGGGAATTGGCGGACGTCCAAAGAGAGCTCAACCGCTTGCAGAATATGGGGGATAGCGGCCCGGCATCGATGGCGCTGCTTGAGCAAAAGCAGCGAATGGTCCGTCTGCTGGAGGCGATGAAGCCGCCAAAGGAGCTACAATAG